A single region of the Buchnera aphidicola (Nipponaphis monzeni) genome encodes:
- the nuoG gene encoding NADH-quinone oxidoreductase subunit NuoG, which produces MTIIYIDNKKYEVDDLKNVLHNCLLLGKDIPYFCWHPLLGSVGSCRQCAIKLYSNKNDKVGRVVMACMTPSKDGIKVSIQDKDVQKFRRSIIELLMLNHPHDCPVCAEGGSCHLQDMTVMAGHLYRRYRFPKRIYKNQYLGPFISHEMNRCIHCYRCVRYYKDYAQGTDFNVYGISNNIYFGRVEDGILENEHSGNLIELCPTGVFTDKTSLKNYNRKWDLQYAPSICHFCSIGCNIIVGERYGKVQKIENRFNPQVNHYFICDKGRFGYGFNHRDSRPYKPKYFTSNSYKNLTTNEAIRLAQNVLKKSSKIIGIGSSRASIESNYALLKLVGSKNFSSGMLQDEQLCMNYIVSVLNSKEFHIPTLYEIENNYDVALVVGEDLTMNSPRMALSLRQMIKRVNNDEIINKNIDQWNHLAILNIAQNKKNILYNINTNSTKLDELSSWNYITSIPNQVKFFLELINQMNNQSISNDFCDPFLTKKVLEIAEVLLNSKRPLIICGSHSRNVNLLKSVVKVATIIKKMNAESEIGVVLLSDNANSMGVSLISSISIEKSLSIFEKTKNSVLIIVENDLYRMFSTAKLKTIFNNNKTVIVLDHQNTMSMIKGSLTFPSTSFFESSGTIVNYEGRAQRFFKVYDPNVYQKDISVMDSWRWLKLIGKNYYITNNTWNNLDDIINDYANNIDQFRNIRKAAPNSYFRIINQKIPRLPNRNSGRTALMSHINVHEIKQPTDVDSMFAFSMEGFPNFYKYSSHIPFIWMPGWNSPQAWNKLNSTKNLRCFNNDLGIQLFDKKYIAPNVDCKIDQKKVYERDGLRIIIYYLFFGSEEITQYSSLIKTLIPKTIGLISFEDSKRLQLKHNAQVQFNCFGSLFSIKLKISNNFPVGYIGLPLGKIGMPLSLLGQAINFLKEAL; this is translated from the coding sequence ATGACTATTATTTATATAGATAATAAAAAATATGAAGTAGATGATTTAAAAAATGTACTGCATAATTGTTTATTATTAGGTAAAGATATTCCTTATTTTTGTTGGCATCCATTGTTAGGTAGTGTAGGTTCTTGTCGTCAATGTGCTATTAAATTATATAGTAATAAAAATGATAAAGTAGGTCGTGTAGTAATGGCGTGTATGACACCTTCAAAAGATGGAATTAAAGTGTCTATTCAAGATAAGGATGTACAAAAATTTAGGAGAAGTATAATAGAATTATTAATGTTAAATCATCCCCATGATTGTCCAGTATGTGCAGAGGGCGGTAGTTGTCATTTACAGGATATGACTGTAATGGCTGGTCATTTGTATCGGAGGTATCGTTTTCCCAAAAGAATTTATAAAAACCAATATTTGGGGCCTTTTATTTCACATGAAATGAATCGTTGTATACATTGTTATCGTTGCGTAAGATATTATAAAGATTATGCTCAAGGTACAGATTTTAACGTATACGGTATATCGAACAACATTTATTTTGGGCGTGTGGAAGATGGTATTTTAGAAAATGAACATTCTGGTAATTTAATAGAACTTTGTCCTACGGGAGTTTTTACTGATAAAACAAGTTTAAAAAATTATAATAGAAAATGGGACTTGCAGTATGCTCCAAGTATATGTCATTTTTGTAGTATAGGTTGTAATATTATTGTTGGAGAACGATATGGTAAGGTACAGAAAATAGAAAATAGATTTAATCCTCAAGTTAATCATTATTTTATTTGTGATAAAGGACGTTTTGGATATGGTTTTAATCACAGAGATTCAAGACCTTATAAACCTAAATATTTTACTAGTAATTCGTATAAAAATTTAACAACAAATGAAGCAATACGACTTGCTCAGAATGTTTTGAAAAAATCGAGTAAAATTATAGGTATTGGTTCTTCAAGGGCTAGTATAGAAAGTAATTATGCTTTATTAAAACTAGTTGGTAGTAAAAATTTTTCGTCAGGAATGTTACAAGATGAACAACTTTGTATGAATTACATAGTAAGTGTTTTAAACAGCAAAGAATTTCATATTCCTACGTTATATGAAATAGAAAACAATTACGATGTAGCTTTAGTCGTTGGAGAAGATTTAACTATGAATTCTCCTAGAATGGCTTTGTCTCTAAGACAAATGATTAAAAGAGTAAATAATGATGAAATTATTAATAAAAATATTGATCAATGGAACCATTTAGCTATTTTAAATATTGCGCAAAATAAAAAAAACATACTATATAACATTAATACAAATAGTACTAAATTAGATGAATTATCTAGTTGGAATTATATTACTTCTATTCCAAATCAAGTAAAATTTTTTTTAGAATTAATAAATCAAATGAACAATCAATCGATTTCTAATGATTTTTGCGATCCATTTTTAACAAAAAAAGTTTTAGAAATTGCTGAAGTATTATTAAATTCTAAAAGACCATTAATTATTTGTGGTTCACATTCTAGGAATGTTAATTTATTAAAATCTGTAGTTAAGGTAGCAACAATAATAAAAAAAATGAATGCAGAATCAGAAATAGGTGTTGTTTTATTATCAGATAACGCTAATAGTATGGGGGTGTCTTTAATTTCAAGTATTTCTATTGAAAAATCTTTAAGTATTTTTGAAAAAACTAAGAATAGTGTTTTAATCATAGTAGAAAACGATTTATATAGAATGTTTTCTACTGCAAAATTAAAAACTATTTTTAATAATAATAAAACTGTAATAGTTTTAGATCATCAAAATACTATGAGTATGATAAAAGGTAGCTTGACGTTTCCTAGTACTAGTTTTTTTGAAAGTTCAGGTACAATAGTAAATTATGAAGGCAGAGCACAAAGGTTTTTTAAAGTTTATGATCCTAACGTATATCAGAAAGATATATCTGTTATGGATAGTTGGAGATGGTTGAAGTTAATAGGAAAAAATTACTATATTACAAATAATACTTGGAACAATTTAGATGATATAATAAATGATTATGCAAATAATATTGATCAATTTAGAAACATTCGAAAGGCAGCTCCAAATTCTTATTTTCGTATTATTAATCAAAAAATTCCTCGGTTACCTAATCGAAATAGTGGACGAACAGCATTGATGTCACATATAAATGTTCATGAGATTAAACAACCGACAGACGTAGATTCAATGTTTGCATTTTCAATGGAAGGATTTCCTAATTTTTATAAATATTCTTCTCATATTCCATTTATTTGGATGCCTGGTTGGAACTCACCTCAAGCATGGAATAAGTTAAATAGTACAAAAAATTTGAGATGTTTTAACAATGACTTAGGAATACAATTATTTGATAAAAAATATATTGCACCTAATGTTGATTGTAAAATTGACCAAAAAAAAGTTTACGAACGTGATGGATTGCGAATAATAATTTATTATTTATTTTTTGGTAGTGAAGAAATAACTCAATATTCTTCATTAATTAAGACTTTAATTCCTAAAACGATAGGTTTAATTAGCTTTGAGGATTCAAAAAGGTTGCAATTAAAGCATAATGCCCAAGTACAATTTAATTGTTTTGGAAGTTTGTTTTCTATTAAATTAAAGATATCTAATAATTTTCCAGTAGGTTATATAGGTTTACCTTTGGGTAAAATAGGGATGCCTTTAAGTTTATTAGGCCAAGCAATTAATTTTTTAAAGGAAGCGTTATGA
- the nuoK gene encoding NADH-quinone oxidoreductase subunit NuoK, whose product MIPLFHGLALSIILFALGIIGIIIRRNLFFILISIEIITNAMSLFFILVGNYFRHSFGQIMYMFIITATAVEVSVSLSLLLQLYKFHKTLNVDCLSEIKK is encoded by the coding sequence ATGATTCCACTATTTCACGGATTAGCTTTATCAATTATATTATTTGCGTTAGGAATAATAGGAATTATAATACGACGTAATTTGTTTTTTATTTTAATTAGTATAGAGATTATAACAAATGCTATGTCATTATTTTTTATATTGGTAGGTAATTATTTTAGACATTCTTTTGGTCAAATAATGTATATGTTTATCATAACTGCAACAGCTGTAGAAGTAAGTGTATCTTTATCTTTATTGCTTCAATTATATAAGTTTCATAAAACGTTGAATGTAGACTGTTTAAGTGAGATAAAAAAATGA
- the nuoH gene encoding NADH-quinone oxidoreductase subunit NuoH yields MTIISLIHTYRLLYIFLKVLFVVLVLVMLGAMTSLLERKLLGYFQNRCGPNRVGWQGTLQVLADMIKIFFKEDWIPPFSKKFIFMLSPVITFISFLLVFIIIPFTKNFLVINLKIGILFFLMMVGLSIYAVLLAGWSSNNKYALLGAIRASAQTLSYEVFLGLSLMGVVARAKSFNVYDIINSQHYLWNVVPQFLGFITFLISSIAVCHRHPFDQPESEQELSDGYHIEYSSMKFGLFFIAEYIAIIIISLLAVDLFFGGWRGPYFYPIVWYIIKVVCFVFVFILIRASLPRPRYDQIMSFAWKVCLPLTLLNLLITIGILLYQGM; encoded by the coding sequence ATGACTATTATTTCTTTAATTCATACTTATAGATTATTATATATTTTTTTAAAAGTTCTTTTTGTTGTTTTAGTTTTAGTAATGTTAGGTGCAATGACTAGTTTATTGGAAAGAAAATTGTTAGGTTATTTTCAAAATCGTTGTGGTCCTAATAGAGTAGGTTGGCAAGGTACATTACAGGTTTTAGCTGATATGATAAAAATATTTTTTAAAGAAGATTGGATTCCTCCTTTTAGTAAAAAGTTTATTTTTATGTTATCTCCAGTTATTACTTTTATTTCTTTTTTATTAGTTTTTATAATTATTCCATTTACTAAAAATTTTTTAGTTATTAATTTGAAAATAGGAATTTTATTTTTTTTAATGATGGTGGGTTTGTCAATTTACGCAGTATTATTAGCTGGTTGGTCTAGTAATAATAAATATGCATTATTAGGAGCTATTCGAGCATCTGCTCAAACATTGAGTTATGAAGTTTTTTTAGGGTTGTCATTAATGGGAGTCGTAGCAAGAGCTAAGTCTTTTAATGTCTATGATATTATCAATAGTCAACATTATTTGTGGAATGTTGTTCCTCAATTTTTGGGGTTTATAACATTTCTAATATCTTCCATAGCAGTGTGTCATAGGCACCCTTTTGATCAACCGGAATCTGAACAAGAACTTTCTGACGGTTATCATATTGAATATTCTAGTATGAAATTTGGGTTATTTTTTATAGCTGAATATATAGCAATTATTATAATTTCATTGTTAGCTGTAGACTTATTTTTTGGAGGATGGAGGGGGCCTTATTTTTATCCAATTGTATGGTATATAATTAAAGTTGTTTGTTTTGTTTTTGTATTTATTTTAATTAGAGCGTCTTTACCTAGACCTCGTTATGATCAAATAATGAGTTTTGCTTGGAAAGTTTGTTTACCTTTAACGTTATTAAATTTATTAATAACAATTGGTATTTTGTTATATCAAGGAATGTAA
- a CDS encoding NADH-quinone oxidoreductase subunit N, producing the protein MTIIQLIALLPIIILMSGVILIMLIIAWRRIHCLTAILSIISLLLAFLALFIVNQFIPVNASMLFFLNKHSIVNISMLLFSGVFACIFGYFWLSNFKFNQEEFYLLILFTIIGSILLSIANHMVTVFISLELICVPMIGLIRYSYSEEGSLNAVIKYLISSALGTTLILLGMALIYLSIGDLSFLRIKYFLNTVLFSKDIIFLCGLAIILFSFALKLSIVPFHIWIFEIYRDTPSIVLIFLSTTVKIAMFSLLMNFCFHTTLINVQFFIVIVEYMTFLSMIIGNIMAIFQKDVKGIIGLSSIGHIGYLLITIFGIHSYFLTIKTSTLYLIGYLINNICIFGCIHLVSNMFVGIDRNNLLVYKGLFWKRPVLAISMLINLLSLIGFPGTIGFIGKFYLLILSIKEHLWLLTIGLLIGSIISVYFYFKIIINMFLKKDSVLKNNVKVNVNTCCIRYIFCELLILILSSCVIIIGCYPNFFSLFLQYYNY; encoded by the coding sequence ATGACAATTATTCAATTAATAGCATTACTTCCAATAATTATATTAATGTCTGGTGTAATATTAATAATGTTAATAATTGCATGGAGAAGAATTCATTGTTTAACTGCTATTTTAAGTATTATAAGTTTATTATTAGCTTTTTTAGCTTTATTTATAGTTAATCAATTTATTCCAGTTAATGCATCTATGTTATTTTTTTTAAATAAACATTCTATTGTGAATATAAGTATGCTTCTTTTTTCAGGTGTTTTTGCTTGTATTTTTGGTTATTTTTGGTTATCAAATTTTAAATTTAATCAAGAAGAATTTTATTTATTAATATTGTTTACTATAATAGGTAGTATTTTATTAAGTATTGCTAATCATATGGTAACAGTTTTTATCAGTTTAGAATTAATATGTGTACCTATGATTGGTTTAATTAGATATTCTTACAGTGAAGAAGGTTCTTTAAATGCTGTAATAAAATATCTTATTTCTTCAGCTTTAGGTACTACTTTAATATTGTTAGGTATGGCTTTGATATATTTATCAATTGGAGATTTAAGCTTTTTAAGGATTAAGTATTTTTTAAATACTGTTTTATTTAGTAAAGATATTATTTTTTTGTGTGGATTAGCAATAATATTGTTTTCTTTTGCATTAAAATTGTCTATTGTTCCTTTTCATATATGGATTTTCGAGATATATAGAGATACTCCTTCTATTGTTTTAATTTTCTTATCTACTACAGTAAAAATAGCAATGTTTAGTTTGCTTATGAATTTTTGTTTCCATACAACATTAATAAATGTACAATTTTTTATTGTGATTGTAGAATATATGACTTTTTTATCTATGATAATAGGTAATATAATGGCAATTTTTCAAAAAGATGTAAAAGGAATAATAGGATTATCTTCTATAGGTCATATAGGCTATTTGTTAATAACAATATTTGGTATTCATAGTTATTTCTTAACTATAAAAACATCTACATTATATTTAATAGGGTATTTAATAAACAATATATGTATATTTGGTTGTATTCATTTGGTATCAAATATGTTTGTTGGAATAGATCGTAACAATTTATTAGTTTACAAAGGATTATTTTGGAAACGTCCAGTACTTGCAATATCAATGTTGATAAATTTGTTATCTTTAATAGGATTTCCAGGTACTATCGGATTTATAGGTAAATTTTATTTACTTATATTATCTATTAAAGAACATTTATGGTTATTAACTATAGGATTATTAATCGGTAGTATAATAAGTGTTTATTTTTATTTTAAAATAATAATTAACATGTTTTTAAAAAAAGACAGTGTTTTAAAAAATAATGTTAAAGTAAATGTAAATACTTGTTGTATACGTTATATATTTTGTGAGTTGTTAATATTAATACTTTCTAGTTGTGTAATAATAATTGGGTGTTATCCAAATTTTTTTAGTTTATTTTTACAATATTATAATTATTAA
- the nuoL gene encoding NADH-quinone oxidoreductase subunit L — translation MSIIYLTIFFPLAGFILLTILNTWISRKFSCIIGVSTIFIALLSVIYINKILFSRYNFCIEQKLFNWINLGQLNISLSILIDQLSLTMLTMVIAIGFIIHLFSCWYIKEKISFFFAYTNLFIFSMTILILSSNFVLMYLGWEGVGICSYLLIGFYNKKLTNGLSAMKAFLFAKISDIFLIIGILFIYVTFSSFNFKTLEMLVNYKYIVYDTTIINVITILLLLSAMSKSAQISLHTWLIDAMVGPTPVSALIHAATMVTVGVYLIARNYYFFVLNPNILVVISLIGLLTLIMASCLALIQNNIKKILAYSTISQIGYMFLGLGVQAWSASIIHLLVHAVFKALLFLSAGSVIVSSSNEQNIFKMGGLYNKIPLTYVAFLFGGISLISIPLITSSFYSKDEILYRVLAMNHTVFFYISLIGVFLTSLYIFRLIFNVFHGKKSIKVSNISYSLLHHVPLFILMLFSTTISIFIIPKLSCFPTVKLLHNYNKLYTEIISSVVSIIGVFCAYFLWKSQQINMKSFNIIKNNNKLLNYYLTRYSFDNIYYVILIKPFQNITYLLKNDPFKILTKCIVRFIGCLYCILTKIQIGYLKWYVFVSLNNILTILIFVIYLI, via the coding sequence ATGAGTATTATTTATTTAACTATTTTTTTTCCATTAGCAGGTTTTATATTGTTAACAATTTTAAATACTTGGATTTCTAGAAAGTTTTCTTGCATTATAGGTGTGAGTACAATATTTATTGCGTTATTGTCAGTTATTTATATAAATAAAATATTGTTTAGTAGATATAATTTTTGTATAGAGCAGAAATTATTTAATTGGATTAATTTAGGGCAGTTAAATATTAGTTTAAGTATTTTAATAGATCAATTATCTCTAACAATGCTAACTATGGTAATAGCAATAGGATTCATAATACATCTTTTTTCTTGCTGGTATATTAAAGAAAAAATATCATTTTTTTTTGCTTATACAAATTTATTTATTTTTAGTATGACAATTTTAATATTATCTAGTAATTTTGTATTAATGTATTTAGGGTGGGAAGGTGTAGGAATTTGTTCGTATTTACTAATTGGTTTTTATAATAAAAAGTTAACTAATGGTTTATCGGCTATGAAAGCATTTTTATTTGCTAAAATTAGTGACATATTTTTAATAATAGGTATTTTATTTATTTATGTTACATTTAGTTCATTTAATTTTAAAACATTAGAAATGTTAGTAAATTATAAATACATTGTATATGATACAACGATAATTAACGTTATTACAATATTGTTATTATTAAGTGCTATGTCTAAATCAGCACAAATTTCTTTACATACTTGGTTAATTGACGCAATGGTTGGACCTACTCCTGTATCAGCTTTGATACATGCGGCTACAATGGTTACTGTTGGTGTTTATTTAATTGCTAGAAATTATTATTTTTTTGTGTTAAATCCAAATATTTTAGTTGTAATATCTTTAATTGGACTTTTAACATTGATTATGGCTAGTTGTTTAGCTTTAATACAAAACAACATAAAAAAAATATTAGCTTATTCTACAATTAGTCAAATTGGGTATATGTTTTTAGGATTAGGTGTTCAGGCATGGAGTGCTTCAATTATACATTTATTAGTGCACGCAGTTTTTAAAGCATTACTTTTCTTGTCTGCTGGTTCAGTGATTGTTTCTTCTAGTAATGAACAAAATATTTTTAAAATGGGTGGATTATATAATAAAATACCTTTGACATATGTTGCTTTTTTATTTGGTGGAATTTCTTTAATATCAATACCGCTGATTACTTCTAGTTTTTATAGTAAAGACGAAATTTTATATAGAGTTTTGGCTATGAATCATACGGTATTTTTTTATATTAGTTTAATAGGTGTTTTTTTAACTTCTTTATATATATTTCGTTTAATTTTTAATGTATTTCATGGGAAAAAAAGTATTAAAGTAAGTAATATTTCTTATAGTTTATTACATCATGTTCCTTTATTTATTTTAATGTTGTTTTCAACTACTATTAGTATATTTATTATTCCTAAATTATCATGTTTTCCTACAGTTAAATTATTACATAACTACAATAAGTTATATACGGAAATAATTTCTAGTGTTGTATCTATTATAGGAGTATTTTGTGCTTATTTTTTGTGGAAATCGCAACAAATTAATATGAAAAGTTTTAATATTATAAAAAATAATAATAAATTATTGAATTATTACTTAACAAGATATAGTTTTGATAACATATATTATGTAATATTAATAAAGCCATTTCAAAATATAACTTATTTATTAAAAAATGATCCTTTCAAAATTTTAACAAAATGTATAGTTCGATTTATAGGTTGTTTGTATTGCATATTAACTAAAATACAAATAGGATATTTAAAATGGTACGTTTTTGTATCATTAAATAATATATTAACAATATTAATTTTTGTAATATATTTAATATGA
- the nuoJ gene encoding NADH-quinone oxidoreductase subunit J, translated as MLYLFYFFGIISIISTTLVIIQNRPMYALLYLIISFLSITGIFFLLGSFFAAALEIIIYTGAIMLLFVFVIMLLNFKNKLITQKIKWIQFVCWGRGLYLFITFVVVMVYILSSTENKYNLLNIVIDTKTVGIDLFNSYSLIVEMSSMLLLAGLVVVFHLGQ; from the coding sequence ATGCTGTATTTGTTTTACTTTTTTGGTATTATATCTATTATCTCAACAACGTTAGTAATTATTCAAAATAGACCTATGTATGCTTTATTATATTTGATAATTTCTTTCTTATCTATTACAGGTATATTCTTTTTATTAGGGTCTTTTTTTGCCGCTGCTTTAGAGATAATTATATATACTGGAGCTATAATGTTGCTTTTTGTATTTGTAATTATGTTATTGAACTTTAAAAATAAATTAATTACACAAAAAATTAAATGGATTCAATTTGTTTGTTGGGGAAGAGGTTTGTATCTATTCATAACTTTTGTTGTTGTAATGGTGTATATACTTTCTTCTACAGAGAATAAATACAATTTATTAAATATTGTTATTGATACTAAAACAGTTGGAATTGATTTATTTAATAGTTATTCTTTAATTGTTGAAATGTCTTCAATGTTATTGCTAGCAGGGTTAGTTGTAGTTTTTCATTTAGGGCAATAG
- the nuoI gene encoding NADH-quinone oxidoreductase subunit NuoI, with the protein MFFKKIFIGITTQVRSIFLIILNLFAKSETKMYPEEPVLLPPRYKGRIILTLDSTGNERCVACGLCSAVCPASCISLEKTELNGRWYAKFFRINFSRCIFCGLCEEACPTTAIQLVPDFELSEYKRKDLVYEKSDLLISGPGKYPDYNFYERSGINIESSSKGKLYKKFKKVDVKTILP; encoded by the coding sequence ATGTTTTTTAAAAAAATTTTTATTGGAATTACAACGCAAGTTAGAAGTATTTTTTTAATAATTTTAAATTTGTTTGCTAAAAGTGAAACAAAAATGTATCCGGAGGAACCTGTACTATTACCTCCTCGATATAAAGGTCGTATAATTTTAACATTAGACTCTACAGGAAATGAACGTTGTGTTGCTTGTGGTTTATGTTCTGCAGTTTGTCCTGCTAGCTGTATATCTTTAGAAAAAACGGAATTAAATGGAAGATGGTATGCTAAGTTTTTTCGCATTAATTTTTCTCGTTGTATTTTTTGTGGTTTATGTGAGGAAGCATGTCCAACAACTGCTATTCAATTAGTACCTGATTTTGAATTATCTGAATATAAAAGAAAAGATTTAGTTTATGAAAAATCAGATTTGTTAATTTCAGGGCCTGGTAAATACCCAGATTATAACTTTTATGAACGGTCAGGTATTAATATTGAAAGTAGTAGTAAAGGTAAATTATATAAAAAATTTAAAAAAGTGGATGTTAAAACAATATTACCTTAA
- a CDS encoding complex I subunit 4 family protein → MLLPFLIAVSFLGGVVSWISEIFNKKYARLIALIFNILTLSILCKIWILFDHTSKMNIPFVAKKWLMEFDVSWIREFGIDIHLGMDQLSFLLVLLTNVIGILAILCSWNKIKKKQGFFYFNFMFLIAATMGIFLSIDLFLFFCFWELVILPIYFIISIWGINLNNKINSVHIANSFIIFSQISSLIMLLVFLGLVINFHNKSYIWSFDYNTLIHVPLNFNLEYLLMLGLFVAFAIKIPIVPFHTWLINVHAVSPISGFLDLSGFILKTSIYGLLRFCVPFFPNASSDFSNIAIFLGLLTMFYPALIAFSETNIKRIIAYMVVSHTGIMLIGIYIHNQLSYTGVIFQILSSGLSISGMFVLSGCIYKRWHTYDLRKLIGLWNRIKWLSGFLLFFIMVNLGIPGTGNFIGEFLMLLGIFQKSPIIVILIGIGLIISSIYSIKVIQYFNYGLHSKPCTSNVMSIRELSIIVFLISSLIYIGIHPAIILNIINVI, encoded by the coding sequence ATGTTATTACCTTTTCTTATTGCAGTGTCTTTTTTAGGGGGTGTTGTATCTTGGATATCAGAGATATTTAACAAAAAATACGCTCGGTTAATAGCTTTAATATTTAATATATTAACATTAAGTATTTTATGTAAAATATGGATTTTATTTGATCATACTTCTAAGATGAACATACCTTTTGTTGCAAAAAAATGGTTGATGGAATTTGATGTATCTTGGATTCGTGAGTTTGGTATTGATATTCATTTAGGAATGGACCAATTATCTTTTTTATTAGTTTTATTAACAAATGTTATAGGAATATTAGCTATTTTGTGTTCTTGGAATAAAATAAAAAAAAAACAAGGGTTTTTTTATTTTAATTTTATGTTTTTAATAGCTGCGACTATGGGTATATTTTTATCTATTGATTTATTTTTGTTTTTTTGTTTTTGGGAATTAGTGATATTACCTATTTATTTTATTATTTCTATATGGGGTATTAATTTAAATAATAAAATAAATTCTGTACATATAGCTAATAGTTTTATTATTTTTTCACAAATTTCTAGTTTAATTATGTTGTTGGTGTTTTTAGGGTTAGTGATCAATTTTCATAATAAGAGTTACATTTGGTCTTTTGATTATAATACACTCATACATGTACCTTTAAATTTTAATTTAGAATATTTATTAATGCTAGGATTATTTGTTGCTTTTGCAATTAAAATACCTATTGTTCCTTTTCATACTTGGTTAATTAATGTGCATGCAGTTTCTCCTATTTCTGGATTTTTAGATTTATCTGGATTTATATTAAAAACTTCAATTTATGGATTATTGCGATTTTGTGTACCATTTTTCCCAAATGCCTCTTCGGATTTTTCTAACATTGCTATTTTTTTAGGATTGTTGACTATGTTTTATCCTGCCTTAATTGCTTTTTCAGAAACTAATATCAAACGAATAATTGCGTATATGGTTGTATCTCATACAGGAATTATGTTAATAGGTATTTATATTCATAACCAATTATCTTATACAGGCGTCATATTTCAAATATTATCTAGTGGTTTATCTATTTCTGGAATGTTTGTTTTATCAGGGTGTATATATAAAAGGTGGCATACGTATGATTTACGTAAGTTAATAGGTTTATGGAATCGTATTAAGTGGTTATCAGGTTTCTTATTATTTTTTATTATGGTTAATTTGGGTATTCCAGGAACTGGAAATTTTATTGGTGAATTTTTGATGTTATTAGGTATTTTCCAAAAATCTCCTATTATAGTGATATTAATTGGAATCGGATTAATTATATCGAGCATATATTCTATTAAAGTTATTCAATATTTTAACTATGGTTTACATTCGAAACCATGTACATCAAATGTTATGTCTATTCGAGAATTAAGTATAATAGTATTTTTAATTTCTTCTTTAATTTATATAGGTATTCATCCTGCTATTATATTAAATATAATAAATGTTATATAA